CGGCATCAGCCCGCTGCGTCGCGTCACCTCGCGGCCGCCCGAGAAGACGACGAAGGTAGGAATGCCCCTCACGCCGAGCTGGGCGGAGGCCTGGGGGTTCTCATCGGTGTTCAGCTTCAGGACGAGCAGCCGCCCCGCCTGGGCGCGGCCCACGGCGGTGAGGATGGGCGCGGCGGCGCGGCACGGGCCACACCAGGGCGCCCACAAGTCCAACAGGACGGGCACGGGCGAGGCCTTCACCGCCCGCCACAGCGCCTCTCCATCCACCTCCTGGGGCGCGCCCGACAGGTCGAGCGGGCGCTGGCAGCGCCCGCAGGTGGGCTGGCCGGGGGGACGGGACTCGGGCACGCGGTTGAAGGCACCACAGGAAGAGCAACGGAACATGGGGACCTCCAGGCCTCTTCGTTGAAAGGTAGCGATGCCTGTATCGCAAGCGGGGGGCCGGGTCCGTCCGCTCGCGTGCCCTGGGGGCGGGCGCGCAGGCTTTGCGGTGCCCTCTCCGGGAACGCAGCTTTTACGTGGGATGAGCGGGGACGGAGGGGTGGAGCGGGGCTTGCACGTTCCACCCCCACGGAGGCCGCCGCTGGCTAGAGTGCCGGTCGACGAAGTGAACCGAAGTCCCCACGCCCCGCGAGGGCCCGAGTCCCCTGGAGCCGAAGCCATGTCCATCCTCTGTGCCACCCACTTCTCGGACGCCGCCCAGCGAGCGGCCACGGCCGCGGCGGAGCTCGCGCGGAAGATGGACGAGCCCCTCTTCCTGGTGCACGTGCTGCCGTCGGACCTGTCGAGGGCCTTCGGACAGCCGCTGGTGGACACGGCCCGGGCGGCCCTGGGCGACGAGGTGCGCCGGTTGGAGAAGCTGGGCGCGCGGGTGAGCCACCAGCTGCTGACGGGTGAGTCGGCGGTGGAGCTGGCGCGCTTCGCGGAGGAGAAGGGCGTGTCGCTGGTGGTGACGGCGTCGCCCACGAGCGCCTCGCCCTTCCTGGGGCTGGGTGGCACGGTGGATCGGCTGGCCACGGCGCTGCCGGTGCCGCTGCTGGTGGTGAGGGACGCGGAGCCCTTCGAGGCCTGGGTGAAGGGCGAGCGCCCGTTGAAGGTGATGCTGGGGGTGGACCGCTCGCAGACCTACATGGTGGCGCGCGACTGGGTGAGGGGCCTGCGGCGGTATGGCGCGGTGGAGGTGGTGGCGGCCCGGGTGTACTGGGCGAACGAGGAGTACGAGCGCTTCGGCCTGCCGCACCCGATGGTCTTCCAGCAGGTGACGCCGGAGCTGTACCGCGCGCTGGAGCAGGAGGTGCGCTCGCTGGTGACGCCGCTGGACGCGGAGGGCCAGCCGGTGCGGGTGCGGCTGGAGTCGGGCCTGGGGCGCATCGCGGACCACCTGGTGGCGATCGCCGCGGACGAGAAGGCGGACATGCTGGTGGTGGGCACGCACCAGCGGCGCGCGCTGGGCAAGCTGTGGAGCGTGTCGCACCACGCGCTGCGGCTGGCGAAGATGTCGGTGGTGAGCGTGCCGGTGATGACGGAGCGGAGCGCGGAGGGCGTGGTGCCCACGCTGCGCTCGGTGCTGGTGGCCACGGACTTCTCGGACGCGGGCAACCAGGCCATTCCGTATGCCTTCTCGATGCTGCCCGCGGGCGGCACGGTGCACGTGGTGCACGTGAGCGACAAGGTGGTGGACCGGGAGCGGGAGCAGGAGTTGCGGCAGCGGCTCCAGCAGTTGCTGCCCCGGGACGCGGAGGCCCATGGGCGCAAGGTGGAGCTGCTGGTGCTGTCGGACGGGAGCGCGGCCACGGCGATCCTCAAGGCGGCGGAACGGCTGAGCGTGGACGTCCTCTGCGTCGGGACGTACGGGGCCTCGGGGTTGAAGAAGGCGCTGATGGGCTCGGTGACGCAGGAGGTGATGGCGCGCGCCGACCGGCCCGTGCTGGTGGTGCGCCCGCCCAGGGCGTAGGCGTCGTCTGGCGTCGCGGTGGGCTCAGCCCCGGGGATTGTCCGTCCGGGGCACCTTCCAGTAGCGCCGGCCATCGGGCGA
This is a stretch of genomic DNA from Archangium violaceum. It encodes these proteins:
- a CDS encoding universal stress protein; translation: MSILCATHFSDAAQRAATAAAELARKMDEPLFLVHVLPSDLSRAFGQPLVDTARAALGDEVRRLEKLGARVSHQLLTGESAVELARFAEEKGVSLVVTASPTSASPFLGLGGTVDRLATALPVPLLVVRDAEPFEAWVKGERPLKVMLGVDRSQTYMVARDWVRGLRRYGAVEVVAARVYWANEEYERFGLPHPMVFQQVTPELYRALEQEVRSLVTPLDAEGQPVRVRLESGLGRIADHLVAIAADEKADMLVVGTHQRRALGKLWSVSHHALRLAKMSVVSVPVMTERSAEGVVPTLRSVLVATDFSDAGNQAIPYAFSMLPAGGTVHVVHVSDKVVDREREQELRQRLQQLLPRDAEAHGRKVELLVLSDGSAATAILKAAERLSVDVLCVGTYGASGLKKALMGSVTQEVMARADRPVLVVRPPRA
- a CDS encoding thioredoxin family protein — protein: MFRCSSCGAFNRVPESRPPGQPTCGRCQRPLDLSGAPQEVDGEALWRAVKASPVPVLLDLWAPWCGPCRAAAPILTAVGRAQAGRLLVLKLNTDENPQASAQLGVRGIPTFVVFSGGREVTRRSGLMPQQELERWALSEAQGGGPWASA